A single Lolium perenne isolate Kyuss_39 chromosome 6, Kyuss_2.0, whole genome shotgun sequence DNA region contains:
- the LOC127308331 gene encoding G-type lectin S-receptor-like serine/threonine-protein kinase SD2-5 isoform X2, whose amino-acid sequence MHIWLVEIQGVTELGSQTGFLHFLLFLTGRQKGTVRRRTSIAVGSAIGSFALLSIAITIFIWRKCKKREEEDFIGGIPGVAARFSYNDLKIATRDFSMRLGSGGFGSVFKGKMGKETIAVKRLEGFDQGKEEFLAEVETIGRIHHINLVRLIGFCAEKSKKLLVYEYMSNSSLDKWIFHEHPVFTLSWKTRRNIIMGIAKGLSYLHEECEQRIAHLDIKPQNILLDDRFNAKVSDFGLSKLISRDDSKVMTRMRGTRGYLAPEWLGSKITEKVDIYSFGIVIVEIICGRKNLDESQPEERVHLISLLQEKARSGQLLDLVDTKSNDMQFHKEEVKEMMELAIWCLQVDSSKRPLMSTVAKVLEGAMTLEATPHYDLVANYELDHNNVERQICSYLPSATLLSGPR is encoded by the exons ATGCACATCTGGCTGGTAGAGATCCAGGGAGTAACTGAGCTCGGCAGTCAAACTGGATTTCTGCACTTTCTCCTCTTTCTCACCGGAAGACAAAAG GGCACCGTGAGAAGACGAACCAGTATTGCTGTTGGTTCTGCAATTGGTAGTTTTGCATTACTTTCAATTGCAATAACCATTTTCATTTGGAGAAAATGTAagaaaagggaagaagaagattttATTGGAGGAATACCTGGAGTGGCAGCACGCTTCTCTTATAATGATCTCAAGATAGCTACAAGGGACTTCTCAATGAGGCTTGGATCTGGAGGGTTTGGATCTGTTTTCAAAGGTAAAATGGGCAAGGAAACGATAGCTGTCAAACGCTTAGAAGGTTTTGACCAAGGAAAGGAGGAATTCTTAGCAGAGGTTGAGACCATAGGAAGAATTCATCACATTAATCTTGTTAGGTTAATTGGATTTTGTGCTGAAAAATCCAAAAAGCTACTTGTGTATGAGTATATGAGCAATAGTTCATTGGATAAATGGATATTCCATGAACATCCTGTTTTTACTCTTTCTTGGAAGACAAGGCGTAACATCATCATGGGTATTGCTAAGGGTCTGTCTTATCTCCATGAAGAATGTGAACAGAGGATTGCTCACCTAGACATCAAGCCACAAAACATTCTCCTGGATGATAGGTTTAATGCGAAAGTCTCAGATTTTGGATTATCGAAATTGATAAGTAGGGACGATAGCAAAGTCATGACTCGAATGCGAGGGACACGTGGATATCTTGCACCTGAGTGGCTAGGTTCAAAGATCACCGAGAAGGTAGACATCTACAGCTTTGGAATCGTCATAGTTGAAATTATATGTGGACGAAAGAACCTGGACGAGTCACAACCTGAAGAGAGAGTTCACCTAATCAGTCTTCTCCAAGAAAAGGCTAGGTCTGGACAGTTACTTGATTTAGTGGACACCAAAAGCAACGACATGCAATTTCATAAGGAGGAGGTTAAGGAAATGATGGAGCTCGCAATATGGTGCTTACAGGTTGATAGCAGCAAAAGGCCTCTAATGTCAACAGTTGCCAAGGTGTTGGAAGGTGCAATGACTTTAGAGGCCACACCTCACTATGATCTTGTTGCTAATTATGAACTAGACCATAACAATGTCGAAAGGCAAATTTGTTCATACCTGCCTTCGGCAACACTTCTGTCGGGGCCTAGGTGA
- the LOC127308331 gene encoding G-type lectin S-receptor-like serine/threonine-protein kinase SD2-5 isoform X1: protein MPSLPLLITTLVFLSFYFLHQFPFALALMNSTVTNGSLLQNLTISFGGNSSARLFLQSRSSDTVASLGLYSTDNYVFTLCIMISYYSGYGDTIVGQPQVIWSANRNFPVGENAIFSFNGAGELLLHNTDGTLVWSTPTKGASVVGMRLDGSGNLVLFNPNNSSIWESFDYPTDTLVIGQSLCTGVNLTANVSLTSWREGQINLHALSNGLQFYFGSSSYTQVFQPTFLGNETSNCYAFANGSFGFPKPIFSLPLARSFQFMRLEFDGHFRLYEMKRAAVQVMFDVLSNDVQFCDYPLACGEYGVCINGQCCCPSSRYFRLQDEWRPDMGCIPLNNLSCDHMRYHQLVPVGNISYFSDSGFQSLATSAADEDCKQSCLAECSCKVALFQYDRHDGIGGSCLLLSQPLLLSHTKSSANRTLAFFKIQGTVRRRTSIAVGSAIGSFALLSIAITIFIWRKCKKREEEDFIGGIPGVAARFSYNDLKIATRDFSMRLGSGGFGSVFKGKMGKETIAVKRLEGFDQGKEEFLAEVETIGRIHHINLVRLIGFCAEKSKKLLVYEYMSNSSLDKWIFHEHPVFTLSWKTRRNIIMGIAKGLSYLHEECEQRIAHLDIKPQNILLDDRFNAKVSDFGLSKLISRDDSKVMTRMRGTRGYLAPEWLGSKITEKVDIYSFGIVIVEIICGRKNLDESQPEERVHLISLLQEKARSGQLLDLVDTKSNDMQFHKEEVKEMMELAIWCLQVDSSKRPLMSTVAKVLEGAMTLEATPHYDLVANYELDHNNVERQICSYLPSATLLSGPR from the coding sequence ATGCCGTCCTTACCTTTGTTGATCACCACTCTCGTGTTCCTATCTTTTTATTTCCTCCACCAATTTCCTTTTGCCCTTGCCTTAATGAACTCCACTGTGACAAACGGGAGTTTGTTACAGAATTTAACCATCAGCTTTGGTGGAAACTCTAGTGCTCGATTATTCCTCCAGAGCAGAAGCTCTGACACCGTCGCTAGTTTGGGTTTATACAGCACAGATAATTATGTGTTCACCCTTTGCATCATGATTAGCTACTACAGTGGCTATGGGGATACTATTGTTGGCCAGCCCCAGGTTATCTGGTCTGCGAACCGCAACTTCCCCGTAGGCGAGAATGCCATCTTTTCTTTCAATGGGGCTGGTGAGTTACTTCTTCACAACACTGATGGCACCTTAGTATGGTCCACACCTACAAAGGGAGCCTCTGTTGTTGGTATGCGCCTCGATGGTTCAGGGAATCTTGTGCTGTTTAATCCAAACAATTCCTCTATCTGGGAGTCTTTTGACTACCCAACAGATACATTAGTCATTGGGCAGTCACTATGTACGGGAGTCAATCTCACTGCCAATGTTTCACTCACCAGTTGGAGAGAGGGTCAGATTAATCTTCATGCCCTGTCAAATGGGTTGCAGTTTTATTTTGGCTCTTCTTCTTATACACAAGTATTCCAACCAACTTTTCTAGGCAATGAGACATCAAATTGTTATGCATTTGCCAATGGGAGCTTTGgttttcccaaaccaatcttcTCATTACCCCTTGCGAGGTCATTTCAGTTCATGCGGTTAGAGTTTGATGGGCATTTTCGGTTATATGAAATGAAAAGGGCTGCCGTCCAGGTGATGTTTGATGTGCTAAGCAATGACGTCCAGTTTTGTGACTACCCTCTGGCTTGCGGCGAATACGGTGTTTGCATAAATGGGCAGTGTTGCTGTCCGAGTTCTCGATATTTTAGACTCCAAGATGAATGGCGTCCAGATATGGGATGCATACCATTGAATAATCTGTCTTGTGATCATATGCGCTACCATCAACTTGTGCCTGTCGGCAACATTTCCTACTTCAGCGACAGTGGCTTCCAGTCATTGGCTACTTCTGCTGCAGATGAGGACTGTAAGCAATCTTGCTTGGCAGAGTGCTCTTGCAAAGTTGCATTGTTTCAATATGACAGGCATGATGGAATTGGCGGCTCCTGTTTGCTTTTATCACAGCCATTGCTACTTTCTCATACTAAGAGTTCTGCAAATCGTACTTTGGCATTTTTCAAAATACAGGGCACCGTGAGAAGACGAACCAGTATTGCTGTTGGTTCTGCAATTGGTAGTTTTGCATTACTTTCAATTGCAATAACCATTTTCATTTGGAGAAAATGTAagaaaagggaagaagaagattttATTGGAGGAATACCTGGAGTGGCAGCACGCTTCTCTTATAATGATCTCAAGATAGCTACAAGGGACTTCTCAATGAGGCTTGGATCTGGAGGGTTTGGATCTGTTTTCAAAGGTAAAATGGGCAAGGAAACGATAGCTGTCAAACGCTTAGAAGGTTTTGACCAAGGAAAGGAGGAATTCTTAGCAGAGGTTGAGACCATAGGAAGAATTCATCACATTAATCTTGTTAGGTTAATTGGATTTTGTGCTGAAAAATCCAAAAAGCTACTTGTGTATGAGTATATGAGCAATAGTTCATTGGATAAATGGATATTCCATGAACATCCTGTTTTTACTCTTTCTTGGAAGACAAGGCGTAACATCATCATGGGTATTGCTAAGGGTCTGTCTTATCTCCATGAAGAATGTGAACAGAGGATTGCTCACCTAGACATCAAGCCACAAAACATTCTCCTGGATGATAGGTTTAATGCGAAAGTCTCAGATTTTGGATTATCGAAATTGATAAGTAGGGACGATAGCAAAGTCATGACTCGAATGCGAGGGACACGTGGATATCTTGCACCTGAGTGGCTAGGTTCAAAGATCACCGAGAAGGTAGACATCTACAGCTTTGGAATCGTCATAGTTGAAATTATATGTGGACGAAAGAACCTGGACGAGTCACAACCTGAAGAGAGAGTTCACCTAATCAGTCTTCTCCAAGAAAAGGCTAGGTCTGGACAGTTACTTGATTTAGTGGACACCAAAAGCAACGACATGCAATTTCATAAGGAGGAGGTTAAGGAAATGATGGAGCTCGCAATATGGTGCTTACAGGTTGATAGCAGCAAAAGGCCTCTAATGTCAACAGTTGCCAAGGTGTTGGAAGGTGCAATGACTTTAGAGGCCACACCTCACTATGATCTTGTTGCTAATTATGAACTAGACCATAACAATGTCGAAAGGCAAATTTGTTCATACCTGCCTTCGGCAACACTTCTGTCGGGGCCTAGGTGA
- the LOC127310591 gene encoding ethylene-responsive transcription factor ERF112-like, protein MEAERCRRPLEEKLGSRLGEEEARGLEERPRGRFDAEIRSGEERIRLGTFETTHEAAGAYDAVAWRLGRSRRTMNFHDVWMREQTEALAQPSPAVTRDLQRRQCELEQRLVIMERNERLRLEWARQFPEDVAADEAFYAKKKEEKAAAAKKKADRD, encoded by the exons ATGGAGGCGGAGCGGTGCCGTCGGCCGCTGGAGGAAAAGTTGGGATCGAGACTGGGGGAGGAGGAAGCGAGGGGATTGGAGGAGAGG CCAAGAGGCCGCTTCGACGCGGAGATCCGCTCCGGCGAGGAGCGCATCCGCCTCGGCACGTTCGAGACGACGCACGAGGCGGCGGGCGCCTACGATGCCGTCGCATGGCGCCTCGGCCGCTCCCGCCGCACAATGAATTTCCACGATGTGTGGATGCGGGAGCAGACGGAGGCGCTCGCGCAGCCGTCGCCGGCCGTCACGCGCGATCTGCAGCGGCGCCAGTGCGAGCTCGAGCAGCGCCTCGTCATCATGGAGCGCAACGAGAGACTCCGCCTCGAGTGGGCACGGCAGTTCCCGGAGGACGTCGCCGCGGATGAGGCCTTCTAcgcgaagaagaaggaggagaaagCGGCAGCGGCGAAGAAGAAGGCGGATCGCGACTAG